One Curtobacterium sp. MCLR17_007 DNA window includes the following coding sequences:
- a CDS encoding MarR family winged helix-turn-helix transcriptional regulator, with amino-acid sequence MNDRSTAVAAWEALFRAQVSVMRNLNNEFPGGEISFNEYDVCFNLSTQPGRRARMRDLTGHLLLTQPSVSRLVDRLASRGIVEKQPDPTDARGVIVALTSHGFDVYRAVAVQHAASIAAQVSAGLTDAELRTLTDLCTKLRTATSDPVPARRGGAPLTDVATA; translated from the coding sequence GTGAACGACAGGTCGACCGCCGTCGCCGCCTGGGAAGCCCTCTTCCGGGCGCAGGTGAGCGTCATGCGGAACCTCAACAACGAGTTCCCGGGCGGCGAGATCTCGTTCAACGAGTACGACGTCTGCTTCAACCTCTCCACGCAGCCCGGCCGACGTGCCCGCATGCGGGACCTGACGGGGCACCTGCTCCTGACCCAGCCGAGCGTCAGCCGGCTGGTCGACCGGCTCGCGTCGCGCGGCATCGTCGAGAAGCAGCCCGACCCGACCGACGCCCGCGGGGTGATCGTCGCCCTCACGTCCCACGGTTTCGACGTCTACCGCGCGGTCGCCGTGCAGCACGCCGCCAGCATCGCCGCCCAGGTCAGCGCCGGCCTGACGGATGCCGAACTCCGCACCCTCACCGACCTCTGCACCAAGCTCCGCACGGCGACCTCCGACCCGGTCCCCGCCCGACGCGGCGGCGCGCCCCTGACCGACGTGGCGACGGCATGA
- a CDS encoding deoxyribodipyrimidine photo-lyase: protein MTGAIVWLRDDLRLADNPALRAGIDHGGDLTVVHVLDDQSEGIRPLGGAAKWWLHQSLTSLDADLRQRGSRLVLRRGAAADVIDQLVADTGADGVYWNRRYGPVEREIDAGIKAALTDRGIAAHSFAASLLWEPWTVLNGSGEAYKVFTPFWRAAQSMPEPRHPLPKPRTLPDPSSATGDDLADWALLPTSPDWAGGLRDAWTPGEHGAAKLLEDFVEHALEDYDQRDEPAMAATSDLSPHLRWGEISPYQVWHRLHGKLEPHQRQQAPAFLRQLAWREFNWHEYFHCEQLATVNVRREFDAFPWRDAPEDELQRWYHGATGFDLVDAGMRELWSSGAMHNRVRLATASFLVKNMLVDWRIGEQWFWDTLVDADPANNAGNWQWVAGSGFDAAPYFRVFNPDRQLERFDKHREYVRRWVPADEERPEPMLDLRETRQRALDAYDRMRRA from the coding sequence ATGACCGGCGCGATCGTCTGGCTGCGCGACGACCTGCGGCTCGCTGACAACCCCGCACTCCGCGCGGGCATCGACCACGGCGGTGACCTGACCGTGGTCCACGTCCTCGACGACCAGAGCGAGGGGATCCGTCCGCTCGGCGGTGCGGCGAAGTGGTGGCTGCACCAGTCGCTGACGTCGCTCGACGCCGACCTGCGGCAGCGCGGGTCCCGACTGGTGCTCCGCCGGGGCGCCGCGGCCGACGTCATCGACCAGCTCGTCGCCGACACCGGAGCGGACGGCGTCTACTGGAACCGTCGGTACGGCCCGGTCGAGCGCGAGATCGACGCCGGCATCAAGGCCGCACTGACCGACCGTGGCATCGCTGCACACAGCTTCGCGGCGTCGCTGCTCTGGGAACCGTGGACCGTGCTGAACGGCTCGGGCGAGGCCTACAAGGTCTTCACGCCGTTCTGGCGTGCGGCCCAGTCGATGCCCGAGCCCCGGCACCCCCTCCCGAAGCCGCGCACGCTGCCCGACCCGTCGTCCGCCACCGGGGACGACCTCGCCGACTGGGCGCTCCTGCCGACCTCCCCGGACTGGGCCGGTGGGCTGCGTGACGCGTGGACGCCGGGCGAGCACGGTGCGGCCAAGCTGCTCGAGGACTTCGTCGAGCACGCGCTCGAGGACTACGACCAGCGCGACGAACCCGCCATGGCCGCGACGAGCGACCTGTCCCCACATCTGCGCTGGGGCGAGATCAGCCCGTACCAGGTGTGGCACCGGCTGCACGGCAAACTCGAGCCGCACCAGCGCCAGCAGGCGCCGGCGTTCCTGCGGCAGCTCGCCTGGCGCGAGTTCAACTGGCACGAGTACTTCCACTGCGAGCAGCTCGCCACGGTGAACGTCCGGCGCGAGTTCGACGCGTTCCCGTGGCGCGACGCCCCCGAGGACGAACTCCAGCGCTGGTACCACGGCGCCACCGGGTTCGACCTGGTCGACGCCGGCATGCGCGAGCTGTGGAGCTCGGGCGCGATGCACAACCGCGTGCGCCTGGCCACGGCGAGCTTCCTCGTGAAGAACATGCTCGTCGACTGGCGCATCGGCGAACAGTGGTTCTGGGACACGCTGGTGGACGCCGACCCCGCCAACAACGCCGGCAACTGGCAGTGGGTCGCGGGCTCCGGCTTCGACGCGGCGCCGTACTTCCGGGTGTTCAACCCGGACCGGCAGCTCGAGCGGTTCGACAAGCACCGCGAGTACGTGCGGCGCTGGGTCCCCGCCGACGAGGAACGCCCGGAGCCGATGCTCGACCTGCGCGAGACCCGGCAGCGTGCCCTCGACGCGTACGACCGGATGCGCCGCGCATGA
- a CDS encoding serine hydrolase domain-containing protein — MTGATAAAIDRIDGLFRDRVDQGIAPSSVWGVFDRNGLVATGGHGDRGDGAPPDADTVYRIASCTKSVTAATLLSLVADGRVSLDAPITDFVPAFADVTLPTADSAVPTLRMLLTMSAGFPTDDPWGDRQESITDAELDAVLREGLLFDSVPGTGFAYSNLGYALLGRAVQVVAGRPFTEVASQVVLRPLGLDDTVFAAADARGLVVTGARRHDDAWEALPLSGPGAFSPIGGLFSTVTNLSRWARHLSSAFASVVDPDGSAEPGPVSPADRRTMQQAMRVIPGPAIPSARRPIGYGFGLFVEQDDAVGPIVSHSGGYPGFSAHMRWSVHTGLGVVAFENATQAKVSVPTETAHDLLLGIEPPVVRPSEATRPPGTTPPGATPPAVLPATRAAQAAVTHLLAAWTAAPDTTGPDTTSTGTPAPDTTSTDTTSTDTETQHPAVPDRTHDPVAQAICSPNVPMDVPWDRRRSAALRAVAAVGADVHADPVGESSSAPTHLRWWLPGTAGRLRVEIRLAPLASGLVQTLLVVAEPVERDR, encoded by the coding sequence ATGACCGGTGCCACCGCGGCGGCGATCGACCGGATCGACGGGCTGTTCCGCGATCGGGTCGACCAGGGCATCGCTCCGAGTTCCGTCTGGGGTGTGTTCGACCGCAACGGCCTCGTCGCGACCGGCGGTCACGGTGACCGTGGTGACGGCGCGCCACCGGACGCGGACACGGTCTACCGGATCGCGTCCTGCACGAAGAGCGTCACCGCGGCGACGCTCCTGTCACTCGTCGCCGACGGCCGAGTCTCGCTCGACGCGCCGATCACCGACTTCGTCCCGGCCTTCGCGGACGTCACCCTGCCCACCGCCGACTCGGCCGTCCCGACGCTCCGCATGCTGCTGACCATGTCGGCCGGGTTCCCGACCGACGACCCCTGGGGCGACCGGCAGGAGTCGATCACCGACGCCGAGCTCGACGCCGTGCTGCGCGAGGGGCTGCTGTTCGACAGCGTGCCCGGCACCGGGTTCGCCTACTCGAACCTCGGGTACGCGCTGCTCGGTCGTGCGGTCCAGGTCGTCGCGGGCCGCCCCTTCACCGAGGTGGCGTCCCAGGTCGTTCTGCGCCCACTCGGTCTCGACGACACCGTGTTCGCGGCGGCCGACGCCCGCGGCCTCGTCGTCACCGGCGCCCGCCGCCACGACGACGCATGGGAAGCGCTGCCCCTCAGCGGCCCCGGCGCCTTCTCACCGATCGGCGGGCTGTTCTCCACCGTGACGAACCTGTCCCGCTGGGCGCGCCACCTGTCGTCGGCGTTCGCGTCGGTGGTCGACCCGGACGGCTCTGCCGAGCCCGGGCCGGTCTCCCCCGCCGACCGTCGGACGATGCAGCAGGCCATGCGCGTCATCCCCGGGCCGGCGATCCCGAGTGCCCGTCGCCCGATCGGCTACGGCTTCGGGCTGTTCGTCGAACAGGACGACGCGGTCGGACCGATCGTGTCGCACTCCGGCGGGTACCCCGGGTTCTCCGCGCACATGCGATGGTCGGTCCACACCGGCCTCGGGGTCGTCGCGTTCGAGAACGCCACGCAGGCCAAGGTGTCGGTCCCGACCGAGACGGCGCACGACCTGCTGCTCGGCATCGAGCCACCGGTCGTCCGACCCTCCGAGGCGACCCGGCCGCCCGGTACGACCCCGCCCGGTGCGACCCCGCCCGCGGTGCTGCCCGCCACGCGCGCCGCTCAGGCAGCGGTGACGCACCTCCTCGCCGCGTGGACGGCAGCGCCCGACACGACAGGGCCCGACACGACGAGCACCGGCACGCCAGCGCCCGACACGACGAGCACCGACACGACGAGCACCGACACGGAGACGCAGCACCCGGCGGTGCCCGACCGTACCCACGACCCCGTCGCACAGGCGATCTGCTCGCCGAACGTCCCGATGGACGTGCCCTGGGACCGGCGCCGTTCGGCCGCCCTGCGTGCCGTGGCCGCGGTCGGTGCCGACGTGCACGCGGACCCCGTCGGCGAGTCCTCGTCGGCCCCGACGCACCTGCGCTGGTGGCTCCCCGGCACGGCCGGCCGACTCCGGGTCGAGATCCGGCTCGCGCCCCTCGCCTCGGGGCTGGTCCAGACGCTGCTCGTGGTCGCGGAACCGGTGGAGCGCGACCGCTGA
- a CDS encoding PfkB family carbohydrate kinase — translation MTTLPERPVPPPRPGGTVGGRSVGGRRRGAGKRFLVVGDVLDGVIVHTRAQATGDHDATAEIRHRPAGAAGNTATWLGWLGADVDLVGRVGVDDVYRHERALEDAGVRPHIRYDARTSTGAVVSVRSDFGRTSMSDGGASAVLSADDVPSDLAGRADIVHLTGEAMLGAGGADRVAALVERARTGAARVSLDPSSVGVVRAIGAADLLGALDGVDVLLPGRAEAAALSGTTDMDEAARILTETVPLVLVTLGADGVLLGRRGRAQQRVPATPATVVDTLGAGDAFAAGFIRAWATDQVRVGSAAREGTRVAARALGFVGGRPPV, via the coding sequence ATGACCACCCTCCCCGAGCGTCCTGTGCCCCCGCCACGTCCCGGAGGCACCGTCGGCGGACGGTCGGTGGGTGGGCGCCGTCGTGGGGCAGGGAAGCGCTTCCTGGTGGTCGGTGACGTCCTGGACGGCGTGATCGTACACACCCGGGCACAGGCGACCGGCGACCACGACGCGACCGCGGAGATCCGCCACCGTCCGGCGGGCGCGGCCGGCAACACGGCGACCTGGCTCGGGTGGCTCGGCGCCGACGTCGACCTGGTGGGCCGCGTCGGGGTCGACGACGTCTACCGGCACGAGCGGGCGCTCGAGGACGCGGGCGTCCGACCGCACATCCGGTACGACGCCCGGACGTCGACCGGCGCCGTCGTCTCGGTGCGCAGCGACTTCGGACGGACCTCGATGTCCGACGGCGGCGCGAGCGCGGTCCTGAGTGCCGACGACGTGCCCTCGGACCTCGCCGGCCGCGCCGACATCGTGCACCTCACCGGGGAGGCGATGCTCGGCGCCGGGGGAGCGGACCGGGTGGCTGCCCTGGTCGAGCGCGCCCGGACGGGCGCCGCACGGGTCTCGCTCGATCCGTCGTCGGTCGGGGTGGTGCGTGCGATCGGCGCCGCTGACCTGCTGGGGGCCCTCGACGGCGTCGACGTGCTCCTGCCCGGGCGTGCCGAGGCGGCGGCGCTCAGCGGGACGACGGACATGGACGAGGCGGCGCGCATCCTCACGGAGACCGTGCCGCTCGTGCTCGTCACGCTCGGGGCCGACGGCGTGCTGCTCGGGCGACGAGGACGCGCCCAGCAACGGGTCCCGGCGACGCCGGCGACGGTCGTCGACACCCTGGGTGCCGGAGACGCGTTCGCCGCGGGGTTCATCCGCGCGTGGGCCACCGACCAGGTGCGCGTCGGGTCCGCCGCGCGCGAGGGGACCAGGGTCGCCGCACGCGCCCTGGGGTTCGTCGGCGGGCGCCCGCCGGTCTGA
- a CDS encoding TetR/AcrR family transcriptional regulator: protein MPRKPDPTLKPAIVEKVAQHLRDTPTADVSVRSLGRVLGTSAYPIVYHFGSRDALIDAVVDHLAPAADQPLDPATDATGLADWLVARFGGLDDPDRALAARLTFELGAVESLAGRTHEHRSHQALVDAVSAWCTAHGHTADTAATTARAVVSGARGAQWSHIVDDGHTDVDTRLRAVARGLTSDARVPAG, encoded by the coding sequence ATGCCCCGCAAGCCAGACCCGACCCTGAAGCCCGCGATCGTCGAGAAGGTCGCCCAGCACCTGCGCGACACCCCGACCGCGGACGTCTCGGTCCGGAGTCTCGGTCGCGTCCTGGGCACCAGCGCGTACCCGATCGTCTACCACTTCGGCTCACGGGACGCCCTCATCGACGCCGTCGTCGATCACCTGGCGCCGGCAGCCGATCAGCCGCTCGACCCCGCGACGGACGCCACAGGGCTCGCCGACTGGCTCGTGGCGCGGTTCGGTGGGCTCGACGACCCCGACCGTGCCCTCGCCGCACGTCTGACGTTCGAGCTCGGGGCGGTCGAGTCGCTCGCTGGTCGCACGCACGAACACCGTTCCCACCAGGCGCTCGTCGACGCTGTGTCCGCCTGGTGCACCGCGCACGGTCACACGGCCGACACCGCGGCCACGACGGCGCGGGCCGTGGTGTCCGGAGCGCGCGGGGCGCAGTGGAGCCACATCGTCGACGACGGACACACCGACGTCGACACACGGCTGCGGGCCGTCGCACGCGGGCTGACGAGTGACGCGCGCGTCCCGGCGGGCTGA
- a CDS encoding superoxide dismutase, producing MAEYTLPELPYDYAALEPHISGKIMQLHHDKHHQTYVTGANTALQQLAEARESGNLANVNKLEKDLAFNLGGHVNHSIFWTNLGPDTKVPEGELAAAIDEFFGSFEKFQAQFTAVATGIQGSGWSVLAWDTVGQKLTTFQLFDQQANVPFGLVPVFMLDMWEHAFYLDYLNVKADYVKAVWNIVDWENVAARFANAKSQQFVTL from the coding sequence ATGGCTGAGTACACCCTGCCGGAGCTGCCGTACGACTACGCCGCACTCGAGCCGCACATCAGCGGCAAGATCATGCAGCTGCACCACGACAAGCACCACCAGACCTACGTGACGGGTGCGAACACCGCGCTCCAGCAGCTCGCCGAGGCCCGTGAGTCGGGCAACCTGGCGAACGTGAACAAGCTCGAGAAGGACCTCGCGTTCAACCTCGGCGGTCACGTCAACCACTCGATCTTCTGGACCAACCTCGGCCCGGACACGAAGGTCCCGGAGGGTGAGCTCGCCGCTGCGATCGACGAGTTCTTCGGCTCGTTCGAGAAGTTCCAGGCCCAGTTCACCGCCGTCGCCACGGGCATCCAGGGCTCCGGCTGGAGTGTCCTCGCCTGGGACACCGTCGGCCAGAAGCTCACCACGTTCCAGCTGTTCGACCAGCAGGCCAACGTGCCGTTCGGCCTGGTGCCGGTCTTCATGCTCGACATGTGGGAGCACGCCTTCTACCTCGACTACCTCAACGTCAAGGCGGACTACGTCAAGGCCGTGTGGAACATCGTCGACTGGGAGAACGTCGCGGCGCGCTTCGCGAACGCGAAGTCGCAGCAGTTCGTCACGCTCTGA
- a CDS encoding flavin reductase family protein — protein sequence MPEAAPSDAAPSTTVPSGITDAYKSAFRGHPAGVAVITAEGPDGPTGLTASSVASVAIDPPVLVFSLSTNSGSAGTILGAPLFVVHLMDAHGVALAKRFASTGSPAADDPVWGTLPSGDRYLPSAASVLRCRPLSTTPIGGSTVVVAEVLDIVLGADRGEPLVYHNREFHSLTDRSRLS from the coding sequence ATGCCCGAAGCAGCACCGTCGGACGCCGCGCCGTCGACCACCGTCCCGTCGGGCATCACCGACGCCTACAAGTCGGCGTTCCGCGGGCACCCCGCCGGCGTCGCGGTGATCACCGCCGAGGGACCCGACGGCCCGACCGGCCTCACCGCATCGAGCGTGGCCAGCGTCGCGATCGACCCGCCGGTCCTCGTGTTCTCGCTGTCGACGAACTCCGGATCGGCCGGCACGATCCTCGGAGCCCCGCTGTTCGTCGTCCACCTGATGGACGCGCACGGGGTCGCGCTCGCGAAGCGCTTCGCCAGCACGGGCAGCCCCGCCGCTGACGACCCGGTGTGGGGCACCCTGCCGTCGGGGGACCGCTACCTGCCCTCCGCCGCGTCGGTGCTGCGGTGCCGCCCCCTGTCGACGACGCCCATCGGCGGTTCGACCGTGGTCGTCGCCGAGGTCCTGGACATCGTCCTCGGGGCCGACCGGGGCGAGCCGCTGGTCTACCACAACCGGGAATTCCACTCCCTCACTGATCGTTCCCGGCTCTCGTGA
- a CDS encoding MFS transporter gives MSALLTSPVATRVTASRSRRFLALAVLMLPVLLISVDNTILSFALPSIARALHPDATTQLWIVDAYPLVLAGLLVVMGSIGDRIGRRRILVTGATGFALLSVAAAFATDAWMLVAARIAMGVFGAMLMPATLSIIRNVFPDAGERRMALAVWSTMFAAGNALGPLVGGALLAHFHWGSVFLVAVPILVVMLVAVPFCVPESRDRNPGPVDVVSMLLSLGTLAPVAWAIKSVVHPEERGLAIAMLGVGVLCGVAFVRRQLRSRTPMLDLRLFRSTAFTGSVLMNMAAMFSLTGFLFFIAQHLQLVAGLDPFASGVVLIPGSVLTIVAGLVVVPIVARVAPRWVVAVALLFSAAAYALVAVLGHDASIAALAFAFVLLGIGIGASETVTNDLIISTAPADKAGAASAVSETAYEIGAVLGTAILGTILATAYRAHVVVPSGLSSTAHTAAQETLGGAVAAASSLGGSTGQVLLESARAAFDSGVTITAGVAAVLMVVAAAGALVMLRRR, from the coding sequence ATGTCCGCACTCCTCACCAGTCCCGTCGCGACCCGTGTCACCGCGAGCCGGTCCCGACGCTTCCTGGCGCTCGCGGTGCTCATGCTGCCCGTGCTGCTCATCTCGGTGGACAACACCATCCTGAGCTTCGCGCTGCCGTCGATCGCCCGCGCCCTGCACCCGGACGCCACCACCCAGCTCTGGATCGTCGACGCGTACCCGCTCGTCCTGGCCGGGCTGCTCGTCGTGATGGGCAGCATCGGCGACCGCATCGGGCGTCGTCGCATCCTGGTGACCGGTGCCACGGGCTTCGCGCTGCTGTCCGTCGCCGCGGCGTTCGCGACCGACGCGTGGATGCTCGTCGCCGCCCGCATCGCGATGGGCGTGTTCGGCGCGATGCTCATGCCCGCGACCCTGTCGATCATCCGCAACGTGTTCCCGGACGCGGGCGAGCGGCGCATGGCCCTCGCGGTCTGGTCGACGATGTTCGCGGCCGGCAACGCGCTCGGCCCGCTGGTCGGCGGCGCACTGCTGGCGCACTTCCACTGGGGGAGCGTCTTCCTGGTCGCCGTCCCGATCCTGGTCGTGATGCTCGTCGCCGTGCCGTTCTGCGTGCCGGAGTCCCGTGACCGCAACCCCGGGCCGGTCGACGTCGTGAGCATGCTGCTGTCGCTCGGCACCCTGGCGCCCGTCGCCTGGGCGATCAAGTCCGTCGTGCACCCGGAGGAGCGCGGCCTCGCGATCGCGATGCTCGGCGTCGGCGTGCTCTGCGGCGTCGCGTTCGTGCGGCGGCAGCTGCGGTCGCGCACCCCGATGCTCGACCTCCGGCTGTTCCGCAGCACGGCCTTCACCGGCAGCGTGCTCATGAACATGGCGGCGATGTTCTCGCTCACCGGGTTCCTGTTCTTCATCGCGCAGCACCTGCAGCTCGTCGCGGGCCTCGACCCCTTCGCCTCCGGGGTCGTGCTCATCCCCGGGTCGGTGCTCACCATCGTCGCCGGGCTCGTCGTCGTGCCGATCGTCGCCCGGGTCGCCCCGCGCTGGGTCGTCGCCGTCGCGCTGCTGTTCTCGGCCGCCGCGTACGCCCTGGTCGCGGTGCTCGGCCACGACGCCTCGATCGCCGCGCTGGCGTTCGCCTTCGTGCTGCTCGGCATCGGGATCGGCGCGTCGGAGACCGTGACGAACGACCTCATCATCTCGACGGCCCCCGCGGACAAGGCCGGCGCGGCGTCGGCGGTGTCCGAGACCGCGTACGAGATCGGCGCGGTGCTCGGGACGGCGATCCTCGGGACGATCCTGGCGACGGCCTACCGCGCGCACGTCGTGGTGCCGAGCGGGCTGTCCTCGACGGCGCACACCGCTGCCCAGGAGACGCTCGGCGGTGCCGTCGCCGCGGCGTCGTCGCTCGGCGGGTCGACCGGGCAGGTGCTGCTCGAGTCGGCGCGGGCGGCGTTCGACTCGGGCGTGACGATCACGGCCGGCGTGGCCGCGGTGCTCATGGTCGTCGCGGCGGCGGGTGCCCTCGTGATGCTCCGTCGCCGCTGA
- a CDS encoding LacI family DNA-binding transcriptional regulator: MAGPPRLTDPASDPGSGPGHAPAGRATIIDVAAAAGVSRQTVTRAMNGMPGISASTKERVLSAAAVLHYRPSRFGRGLVTGGDHQLGLVVNDLRNPYTPQLAAAVVGLAAEQGWNVMLADVDLVSDADRMVAALGAQTDVVIGYFGSRRERWHEVLGTVPMVELDPASEPPTGAVWIDPADAVEVLADHLVATGVRHPVVLDNSPPDQTSARGVLMLDALRRRGYLPRIVHGAHGTAECGAAETERILQRRGRLDAILAFNDVMALGVLSACRRAGVDVPGDVRVVGVDGLPLGTLVTPTLTTLAVDLDAVAREALDLALGMLAGELPRHGAAVQRTVRHRLLLRESA, translated from the coding sequence ATGGCTGGACCTCCGCGACTGACCGACCCGGCCAGCGACCCCGGGTCCGGACCGGGGCACGCTCCCGCCGGCCGGGCGACGATCATCGACGTCGCCGCGGCCGCGGGGGTGTCCCGGCAGACCGTCACGCGCGCGATGAACGGCATGCCCGGCATCAGCGCGAGCACCAAGGAGCGCGTCCTGTCCGCGGCGGCGGTCCTGCACTACCGACCCTCGCGCTTCGGCCGCGGGCTCGTCACGGGCGGCGACCACCAGCTCGGGCTCGTGGTGAACGACCTCCGGAACCCGTACACGCCGCAGCTCGCCGCCGCGGTGGTCGGGCTCGCGGCGGAACAGGGGTGGAACGTCATGCTGGCCGACGTCGACCTGGTGAGTGACGCGGACCGGATGGTCGCGGCGCTCGGCGCCCAGACCGACGTCGTGATCGGGTACTTCGGCTCGCGTCGCGAGCGCTGGCACGAGGTGCTCGGCACCGTCCCCATGGTCGAGCTCGACCCGGCGTCGGAGCCCCCGACGGGCGCGGTGTGGATCGATCCCGCCGACGCGGTCGAGGTCCTCGCCGACCACCTCGTCGCCACCGGCGTGCGGCACCCGGTGGTGCTCGACAACTCCCCGCCGGACCAGACGAGTGCGCGCGGCGTGCTCATGCTCGACGCCCTCCGACGGCGCGGCTACCTGCCCCGGATCGTGCACGGTGCGCACGGCACCGCGGAGTGCGGCGCAGCGGAGACCGAGCGGATCCTCCAGCGCCGCGGTCGTCTCGACGCGATCCTCGCCTTCAACGACGTGATGGCGCTCGGCGTGCTCTCCGCCTGCCGTCGCGCCGGGGTCGACGTCCCCGGTGACGTCCGCGTGGTCGGCGTCGACGGGCTGCCGCTCGGCACGCTCGTCACGCCGACGCTCACGACCCTGGCGGTCGACCTGGACGCCGTCGCGCGCGAAGCGCTCGACCTGGCGCTCGGGATGCTCGCGGGCGAGCTGCCGCGGCACGGTGCCGCCGTGCAGCGGACCGTGCGCCACCGGCTCCTGCTGCGCGAGTCGGCGTAG